One genomic region from Desulfobacterales bacterium encodes:
- a CDS encoding HypC/HybG/HupF family hydrogenase formation chaperone has protein sequence MCLAIPSKIVKIENNMGIIDVEGVTRETNLILIEDARVGDYVIVHAGFAIRKIDESEALESLKILRKVAAMEFDG, from the coding sequence ATGTGTCTGGCAATACCGTCAAAAATCGTGAAGATTGAAAACAATATGGGGATCATCGACGTTGAAGGCGTTACCAGAGAGACGAATCTGATCCTCATTGAAGATGCCAGGGTCGGCGATTATGTGATCGTTCATGCCGGTTTTGCCATCCGAAAAATTGACGAATCAGAAGCACTGGAATCGTTGAAAATATTACGGAAAGTCGCTGCGATGGAGTTTGATGGGTGA
- the hypF gene encoding carbamoyltransferase HypF, which translates to MAVKSMVPECIARKFRVNGIVQGVGFRPFVYGLANRYRLKGEIANTSSGVSLHVEGFREDIESFGRDLIQSCPPLARITDLVTSDEPLKNFRKFTIAKSQHQKTVSTLISPDVSICADCFKELFDPTDRRYRYPFINCTNCGPRYTIIDHIPYDRPNTSMRKFKMCRSCQSEYDDPGNRRFHAQPNACAVCGPQVTLYDRAGKKMDAPNPVEHAAALIKEGYLLAVKGLGGFHIAADAENDEAVTRLRQRKLREEKPLALMSTDLSDIAVYAHVDAEEENLLTSPQRPIVLLRKRIPNPLSQQVSPRNTYFGVMLPYTPLHYQILNCGFTALVMTSGNRSEEPIAIDNDDAFARLADIADYFLTHDREIYLRSDDSIVKRTAGDTRFMRRSRGFVPAPVFLKCRVPPVLACGAEQKNTVCLTKGNQAFLSQHIGDLENLAAYDFFKLTIVHMQRILDIHPEILVCDLHPDYLSTRYVQEQEKGQKLQVQHHHAHVVSCMSENGLEGEVIGLAFDGTGYGTDGSIWGGEILIAGPAGFKRAASLSTVSLPAGASAIKEPWKMAVSYLHAAFGEALWNLDLPLFKAIDENRIVRIIEMITKKINSPATSSLGRLFDGVAAIAGIRTHVFFEGQAAMELEMAASEKTPVFYDYEWKSEEIYQVMVQPIIRAVVRDVQEGLPLAEISARFHLTLIRMFTDLCGAIRADSGLNRVALSGGVFQNAILLSGLEQALSHKGFDVYSHRQVPANDGGISLGQAVIAAAVLGG; encoded by the coding sequence ATGGCCGTCAAAAGCATGGTGCCGGAATGCATTGCAAGAAAGTTCAGGGTAAACGGCATCGTCCAGGGGGTCGGCTTTCGTCCTTTTGTTTATGGGTTGGCAAACCGGTACCGGCTGAAAGGCGAGATTGCCAACACCTCATCCGGGGTTTCCCTGCATGTTGAGGGTTTCCGTGAGGACATCGAGTCCTTTGGCAGGGATCTTATCCAAAGCTGCCCGCCGCTGGCCCGCATAACCGATCTGGTGACAAGCGATGAACCCTTGAAGAATTTTCGCAAATTTACCATCGCAAAAAGCCAACACCAAAAAACCGTTTCGACTCTGATTTCCCCGGATGTTTCCATCTGTGCCGATTGTTTTAAGGAGCTGTTCGATCCCACGGATCGGCGGTATCGATACCCCTTCATTAACTGCACCAATTGCGGGCCGCGCTATACGATTATTGATCATATCCCCTATGACCGTCCCAACACCTCCATGCGGAAATTCAAAATGTGCCGCAGCTGTCAGTCCGAGTACGACGATCCCGGCAACCGGCGATTCCATGCGCAACCGAATGCCTGCGCCGTGTGCGGTCCCCAGGTCACCCTTTATGATCGTGCCGGAAAAAAGATGGATGCGCCCAATCCCGTCGAACATGCCGCGGCGCTGATAAAAGAAGGATATCTTCTGGCCGTCAAGGGTTTGGGTGGGTTTCATATAGCGGCCGATGCTGAAAACGATGAGGCCGTAACCCGCCTGCGGCAAAGAAAGCTTCGTGAAGAGAAACCGCTGGCGCTGATGTCAACCGATCTGTCGGATATCGCTGTTTACGCCCATGTCGATGCCGAGGAAGAAAACCTGCTGACATCGCCGCAGCGCCCGATCGTTCTGCTGCGCAAGCGGATTCCCAATCCCCTTTCGCAACAGGTTTCTCCGCGCAACACGTATTTCGGTGTCATGCTTCCCTATACCCCCCTCCATTATCAGATTTTAAACTGCGGCTTTACGGCCCTGGTGATGACCAGTGGAAACCGCAGCGAGGAACCCATCGCCATCGATAATGACGACGCCTTTGCGCGCCTGGCGGATATTGCCGATTATTTTTTAACCCATGACAGAGAAATCTATTTGCGCAGTGATGACTCCATCGTCAAACGAACAGCGGGCGACACCCGCTTTATGCGGCGCTCAAGAGGTTTTGTGCCGGCGCCTGTTTTTTTAAAATGCCGGGTCCCGCCTGTGCTTGCCTGCGGCGCCGAACAAAAAAATACGGTCTGTCTCACCAAAGGAAATCAGGCTTTTCTGAGCCAGCATATCGGAGATCTGGAGAATCTGGCAGCATATGATTTTTTTAAATTGACCATTGTGCATATGCAGCGGATACTGGATATCCATCCCGAAATCCTGGTCTGCGACCTCCATCCGGATTATCTGAGCACCCGCTATGTGCAGGAACAGGAAAAGGGCCAAAAGCTTCAGGTTCAGCATCACCATGCCCATGTTGTGAGCTGTATGTCCGAAAACGGGCTGGAGGGAGAGGTGATCGGTCTTGCATTTGACGGAACCGGTTATGGAACGGACGGCAGCATCTGGGGCGGTGAAATCCTGATCGCGGGTCCGGCAGGTTTCAAACGGGCTGCGTCCCTATCGACCGTTTCCCTGCCGGCCGGTGCTTCCGCCATTAAAGAACCCTGGAAAATGGCGGTCAGTTATCTCCATGCCGCTTTCGGCGAGGCTTTATGGAACCTGGACCTTCCGCTGTTTAAAGCGATCGATGAGAACCGGATCGTGCGAATCATTGAGATGATCACTAAGAAAATCAACTCGCCCGCCACCTCCAGCCTGGGTCGTCTCTTTGACGGCGTTGCCGCCATCGCGGGGATCCGAACGCATGTGTTTTTTGAAGGCCAGGCGGCTATGGAACTGGAGATGGCGGCATCAGAAAAGACGCCCGTATTTTATGACTATGAATGGAAATCGGAAGAAATCTATCAGGTGATGGTGCAACCCATCATTCGGGCCGTTGTGCGGGATGTCCAGGAAGGTTTGCCGCTAGCGGAAATCAGCGCCAGGTTCCATTTGACCCTGATCCGGATGTTTACCGACCTGTGCGGGGCGATCAGAGCCGACAGCGGCCTGAACCGGGTTGCGCTGAGCGGAGGGGTTTTTCAGAACGCGATACTTTTAAGTGGATTAGAACAGGCCCTGAGCCATAAAGGGTTTGACGTTTACAGCCATCGCCAGGTACCGGCCAATGACGGGGGCATATCCCTGGGGCAGGCCGTGATCGC